One Streptomyces sp. SAI-135 DNA segment encodes these proteins:
- a CDS encoding alpha/beta fold hydrolase: MPVTEDIEFRVSELTLRGKLFRPADGPERPPVAILQGGLGGPAESMFAMARGFTDAGLACLIYDHRNTGYSDGEPRQQFDPWQQCRDLRDVITHLTLREDIDPDRIALWGISIGGANSLFTAATDRRVKAVVSIIPPVSGWSARTLQPADTLAELEALIPADRQAQLRGEPAASIRLHGVPAPGDPVMFSDQEGLEFVENMIHQLPSFRNAITISTLDRIFEMEVRAYAERITAPVLMILASKDTVAPVEEAREMYERIPDPKEVIEYPGQHYEILSNHFPEIVTRSADWLAAALHG; the protein is encoded by the coding sequence ATGCCTGTCACCGAAGACATCGAGTTCCGGGTGTCGGAACTGACCCTGCGGGGCAAACTGTTCCGCCCGGCCGACGGCCCCGAACGCCCGCCCGTCGCCATCCTCCAGGGCGGCCTGGGCGGTCCCGCGGAATCCATGTTCGCCATGGCCCGGGGCTTCACCGACGCCGGTCTGGCCTGCCTGATCTACGACCACCGCAACACCGGCTACAGCGACGGCGAGCCCCGTCAGCAGTTCGATCCCTGGCAGCAGTGCCGGGACCTGCGCGACGTCATCACCCATCTGACCCTGCGCGAGGACATCGACCCCGACCGCATCGCCCTGTGGGGCATCAGCATCGGCGGCGCCAACTCCCTCTTCACGGCCGCCACCGACCGCCGCGTCAAAGCCGTCGTCAGCATCATCCCCCCGGTCAGCGGCTGGAGCGCACGCACCCTCCAACCGGCCGACACGCTCGCGGAGCTGGAAGCCCTCATCCCCGCCGACCGGCAGGCCCAACTGCGCGGCGAGCCGGCCGCCAGCATCCGCCTGCACGGCGTCCCGGCACCCGGGGACCCGGTCATGTTCAGCGACCAGGAGGGTCTGGAATTCGTCGAGAACATGATCCACCAGCTGCCCAGCTTCCGGAACGCGATCACCATCTCGACCCTCGACCGCATCTTCGAGATGGAGGTGCGCGCCTACGCCGAACGCATCACCGCCCCGGTCCTGATGATCCTCGCCTCCAAGGACACCGTCGCCCCCGTCGAGGAGGCCCGCGAGATGTACGAGCGGATCCCCGACCCGAAGGAGGTCATCGAGTACCCGGGCCAGCACTACGAGATCCTCTCGAACCACTTCCCGGAGATCGTCACCCGCAGCGCCGACTGGCTGGCCGCCGCCCTGCACGGCTGA
- a CDS encoding FAD-dependent monooxygenase, with protein MPSFHVLIAGGGLGGLCLAQGLRRAGISCTVYESAPGIGRAGYRLHMNGAGGRALQQCLPDNLFELYMQTSRETPRREVMVMLDHQARELGARPHIGPPNDPRRPHTAVNRRTLRQIMGLGLEDIVRYDSTVTGFETDGEKVRVLLDDGTSETGDVLVGADGINSVVRRQLLPGVAVVDTGMRGLYSTAPLTDDLAASLPEALFDGFAVATGPNGAMFAYGVYRPRRPVAEAVAELAPGAAVDPVDPYIMVNLGLPPGSPVAADAPDLWHSTAETLHALMRTAVRGWDPALADLVEHVDASTIFPVSTRHLQPADPWPAGRVTLLGDAIHAMPPSFGSGANTALRDAAALARALERAAHGDTPVAEAVAEFESEMRAEVFPILRASADPRAAEIDFLPDDLPVSHT; from the coding sequence ATGCCGTCGTTCCATGTCCTGATCGCCGGCGGAGGCCTCGGAGGGCTCTGTCTGGCGCAGGGTCTTCGCCGCGCGGGCATCAGCTGCACCGTTTACGAGAGCGCGCCGGGCATCGGGCGGGCCGGCTACCGCCTGCACATGAACGGCGCGGGTGGCCGCGCTCTTCAGCAGTGCCTGCCGGACAACCTCTTCGAGCTGTACATGCAGACCTCGCGGGAGACGCCGCGCCGTGAGGTCATGGTCATGCTCGACCACCAGGCCCGCGAACTGGGTGCCCGTCCCCACATCGGCCCGCCCAACGACCCGCGGCGGCCGCACACAGCGGTCAACAGGCGCACGCTGCGCCAGATCATGGGCCTGGGCCTGGAGGACATCGTCCGCTACGACAGCACCGTCACCGGCTTCGAGACGGACGGCGAGAAGGTACGGGTGCTGCTCGACGACGGCACGAGCGAGACCGGGGACGTACTGGTGGGCGCCGACGGCATCAACTCCGTCGTGCGCAGGCAGTTGCTGCCCGGCGTTGCGGTCGTGGACACCGGCATGCGCGGCCTGTACTCCACCGCACCGCTGACCGACGATCTGGCGGCGAGCCTGCCCGAGGCACTGTTCGACGGTTTCGCCGTCGCCACGGGGCCGAACGGTGCGATGTTCGCCTACGGCGTGTACCGGCCGCGCAGGCCGGTCGCCGAGGCGGTGGCCGAACTGGCGCCCGGCGCCGCCGTCGATCCCGTCGATCCCTACATCATGGTCAACCTCGGCCTTCCGCCCGGCAGCCCTGTCGCCGCCGACGCTCCCGACCTGTGGCACAGCACCGCCGAAACCCTGCACGCGCTCATGCGCACCGCGGTGCGGGGCTGGGATCCCGCCCTGGCCGATCTCGTCGAGCACGTCGACGCGTCGACGATCTTCCCGGTGTCCACGCGCCACCTGCAGCCGGCAGACCCCTGGCCGGCCGGCCGTGTCACCTTGCTCGGTGACGCGATCCACGCCATGCCTCCCTCGTTCGGCTCCGGCGCCAACACGGCACTGCGTGACGCGGCGGCCCTCGCCCGGGCCCTGGAACGCGCCGCCCACGGTGACACACCTGTGGCGGAGGCCGTGGCCGAGTTCGAGAGCGAAATGCGCGCCGAGGTCTTCCCCATCCTGCGCGCCTCGGCCGACCCGCGGGCCGCCGAGATCGACTTCCTGCCCGACGACCTCCCCGTCAGTCACACCTGA
- a CDS encoding LysR family transcriptional regulator — MTLDLNLLPSLDALLQERSVTRAAQRLGLSQPSLSAALARLRRHYGDELLVRVGNSYELTPLAERLVEHTEQALSWADRVLQTRPDFDPTQARHEFTVIMADCQLPTFGRALADLVRTAAPNVRLRFQHSTERVVQQALDNLRTVDALVLPQGILSNIPTFDLYKDRWVCVVSADRAPAVLGREELAARPWVLPYRHPSPVFSPLNRLHAEGIEPHAEIVTENFLAIPHLVAGTDRIGLMPERVALPALSGQPITVVQPAFEIGHLVESLWWHPLHEREPAHIWLRRMAAQAGQTVDSGPMTS; from the coding sequence GTGACTCTGGACCTCAACCTGCTGCCGTCGCTGGACGCGCTCCTCCAGGAGCGCAGTGTGACGCGGGCCGCGCAACGGCTCGGTCTGAGCCAGCCCTCGCTGAGCGCAGCCCTGGCCCGGCTGCGCCGGCACTACGGCGACGAACTCCTCGTCAGGGTGGGCAACAGCTACGAGTTGACCCCCCTGGCGGAACGACTGGTAGAACACACCGAGCAGGCCCTGAGCTGGGCGGACCGGGTCCTCCAGACGCGCCCCGACTTCGATCCCACGCAGGCCCGGCACGAGTTCACCGTCATCATGGCCGACTGCCAACTGCCCACGTTCGGGCGGGCTTTGGCCGACCTGGTTCGCACCGCAGCGCCGAACGTGCGGCTGCGGTTCCAGCACAGCACCGAACGGGTCGTACAGCAGGCACTGGACAACCTGCGCACAGTGGACGCCCTCGTCCTGCCCCAGGGCATCCTGTCGAACATCCCCACCTTCGACCTGTACAAGGACCGCTGGGTGTGCGTGGTGTCCGCCGACCGTGCCCCCGCTGTCCTCGGGCGGGAGGAACTGGCGGCACGCCCTTGGGTGTTGCCCTACCGCCACCCGTCGCCGGTCTTCTCCCCACTCAACCGCCTGCACGCCGAGGGCATCGAACCGCACGCGGAGATCGTCACGGAGAACTTCCTGGCCATTCCCCACCTGGTCGCCGGGACCGACCGGATCGGCCTGATGCCCGAACGGGTCGCGCTCCCCGCCCTCTCCGGACAACCGATCACCGTCGTCCAACCAGCCTTCGAGATCGGCCACTTGGTGGAGTCCCTGTGGTGGCATCCCCTCCATGAGCGGGAACCGGCACACATATGGCTGCGCCGCATGGCCGCTCAGGCCGGCCAGACCGTGGACAGCGGCCCCATGACATCGTGA
- a CDS encoding PQQ-binding-like beta-propeller repeat protein, with translation MRNELIAAGSKVFSSSKNGRVHALDLATGPIRWNARTAPAHLTADEALVYACTTGGKAIVYALDADNGHRRWRRTTAQHATDTAMASDPLHAVADGKVDVLYAPNGASGWGPDLPAPPKNNRHVSMVPVGMHQAADTAALHATASLSQLCDAFLAHCEEVFPRRRGPARRPPDGMNALVLWQRFAIWPGQRRRPECGWPLACQGRPLSTAPPASGIESCLGR, from the coding sequence GTGCGCAACGAACTCATCGCAGCGGGAAGCAAAGTCTTCTCCAGCAGCAAGAACGGACGCGTTCACGCCCTGGACCTCGCCACCGGCCCCATTCGCTGGAACGCGCGCACCGCTCCGGCGCACCTTACGGCGGATGAGGCACTGGTCTACGCCTGCACGACGGGTGGAAAGGCCATCGTGTACGCCTTGGACGCGGACAACGGGCATCGGCGGTGGCGCCGCACCACCGCCCAGCACGCCACCGACACCGCCATGGCCAGCGACCCCCTGCACGCCGTCGCCGACGGCAAAGTCGATGTCCTGTACGCCCCCAACGGTGCATCCGGCTGGGGGCCCGACCTGCCCGCGCCCCCCAAGAACAACCGACACGTCAGCATGGTTCCCGTCGGCATGCACCAAGCCGCCGACACAGCCGCCCTCCACGCCACGGCCTCCCTGTCACAATTGTGCGACGCCTTCCTCGCCCATTGTGAGGAAGTCTTTCCACGACGACGTGGCCCTGCTCGCCGCCCGCCTGACGGCATGAACGCCTTGGTGCTCTGGCAGCGGTTCGCCATCTGGCCTGGTCAGAGGCGTCGTCCGGAGTGTGGTTGGCCGTTGGCATGTCAGGGGCGACCTTTGTCGACAGCCCCTCCGGCGAGTGGCATCGAGAGCTGTCTCGGGCGGTGA
- a CDS encoding PQQ-binding-like beta-propeller repeat protein, whose protein sequence is MGVDHPAAVPAPWTTPVDTTLSAGPTATRRTMYAGDTNGTVYALNPATGQPRWSAPLDPATGPVTANGPVFAADHNGRIQTLNATTGRRRWSP, encoded by the coding sequence ATGGGCGTTGACCACCCTGCTGCCGTCCCCGCCCCCTGGACCACCCCGGTCGACACCACCCTGTCCGCCGGGCCCACCGCGACCCGCCGCACGATGTACGCCGGCGACACCAACGGCACCGTCTACGCCCTCAACCCCGCCACCGGCCAACCCCGCTGGAGCGCTCCCCTCGATCCCGCCACGGGACCGGTGACGGCCAACGGACCGGTCTTCGCAGCCGACCACAACGGCCGCATCCAGACCCTGAACGCCACCACCGGCCGCCGCCGCTGGAGCCCCTGA
- a CDS encoding AraC family transcriptional regulator: MPGSDRSPAREPAGGEEIPGFSFNPPSAPVPGIEITDLSALHRRVADGSLQRVHRADFHSLTLITQGRAEHTVDFVAYPCRPGTLLWVRPGQVQRFAQTGRMNGTHLLFTPTFPEAMAAASRLADDWSAPSCWQLGTSSDYATTSALLARLHAEYRRPDGASHEILRLLLAALLLHIDRLPRHGAPAASRAGGEVYARFHAELERSYATTRRAEDYADRLGYTVKTLTRACQAATGRSVKHVIDTRVTLQAQRLLAHTDEPVATIARRLGFSEPTNFGKFFTRHTGASPGDFRRAQQGIAAPPGEDS, translated from the coding sequence TTGCCCGGCAGTGATCGAAGCCCCGCCCGCGAGCCTGCAGGCGGGGAGGAGATCCCCGGGTTCAGCTTCAACCCGCCCAGCGCCCCGGTTCCCGGTATCGAGATCACCGACCTGTCCGCGCTGCACCGCAGGGTCGCCGACGGCAGCCTGCAACGGGTCCACCGCGCCGACTTCCACTCCCTCACCCTGATCACCCAGGGCCGTGCCGAGCACACCGTCGACTTCGTCGCCTACCCGTGCCGGCCCGGCACCCTGCTGTGGGTCCGCCCCGGCCAGGTGCAGCGCTTTGCCCAGACCGGCCGGATGAACGGCACGCACCTGCTGTTCACCCCCACCTTCCCCGAGGCGATGGCGGCTGCCAGCCGCCTCGCCGACGACTGGTCCGCCCCCAGCTGCTGGCAACTGGGCACCAGCAGCGACTACGCCACCACTTCCGCCCTGCTCGCCCGACTCCACGCCGAATACCGTCGCCCCGACGGCGCGTCCCACGAGATCTTGCGCCTGCTGCTGGCCGCGCTGCTGCTGCACATCGACCGCCTGCCCCGCCACGGCGCGCCCGCCGCCTCCCGCGCCGGCGGCGAGGTCTACGCCCGCTTCCACGCCGAACTGGAACGCTCCTACGCCACCACCCGGCGTGCCGAGGACTACGCCGACCGCCTCGGCTACACCGTCAAGACCCTCACCCGTGCCTGCCAGGCAGCCACCGGACGATCCGTCAAACACGTCATCGACACCCGCGTCACGCTCCAGGCGCAGCGGCTCCTCGCGCACACCGACGAACCCGTCGCCACCATCGCCCGCCGCCTCGGTTTCTCCGAACCCACCAACTTCGGCAAGTTTTTCACCCGCCACACCGGAGCCAGCCCTGGCGACTTCCGCCGCGCCCAGCAGGGCATCGCCGCACCTCCGGGCGAAGACAGCTGA
- a CDS encoding MBL fold metallo-hydrolase produces the protein MNGTMTVIDRDAVRIHSYMAPDDSLNVTTQLIETPARLIAVDAQYTLSYADEVVAYARGLGKPLDRVIITHAHPDHFHGAARFGAPVHALAAVREQIAAQGDGQDPTGAVIPVADITPTIDVAPGTEVIDGIPFVFEAHHGGEAPDQLAIKLPEQGVLVAQDLVYHATHLFLGNNDIPGWTKAVEQLAADPAYDTVLPGHGLPAGPEVFDQLRRYLTDAAELLGDDGEAYKRAITARHTGFGGTFLIDIGNQYLFGTDNT, from the coding sequence ATGAACGGCACCATGACGGTCATCGACAGGGACGCGGTGCGCATCCACAGCTACATGGCCCCCGATGACAGCCTGAACGTCACCACGCAGCTGATCGAGACCCCGGCGCGACTGATCGCCGTGGACGCCCAGTACACCCTGTCGTACGCCGACGAGGTCGTCGCCTACGCGCGCGGCCTCGGCAAGCCACTGGACCGGGTGATCATCACCCACGCCCACCCGGACCACTTCCACGGCGCCGCCCGCTTCGGCGCCCCCGTGCACGCGCTGGCCGCGGTACGCGAGCAGATCGCCGCCCAGGGCGACGGCCAGGACCCCACCGGTGCCGTGATCCCGGTCGCCGACATCACGCCGACCATAGACGTGGCACCGGGCACCGAGGTCATCGACGGCATCCCATTCGTCTTCGAGGCCCATCACGGCGGCGAGGCCCCGGACCAGCTGGCGATCAAGCTTCCCGAGCAGGGCGTCCTGGTGGCCCAAGACCTCGTCTACCACGCCACCCACCTCTTCCTCGGCAACAACGACATTCCCGGGTGGACCAAGGCCGTCGAACAGCTCGCCGCCGACCCCGCCTACGACACCGTCCTGCCCGGCCACGGCCTGCCCGCCGGCCCCGAGGTCTTCGACCAGCTGCGCCGCTACCTCACCGACGCGGCCGAGCTGCTCGGCGACGACGGCGAGGCGTACAAGCGGGCCATCACGGCGCGCCATACCGGCTTCGGCGGCACGTTCCTGATCGACATCGGCAACCAGTACCTCTTCGGTACCGACAACACCTGA
- a CDS encoding NAD(P)H-binding protein: MSRITVFGAAGKAGSRVVAEAAARGHQVTAVVRDLDALSVLPDGVQAAAGDVTDLKAVAAHAKDADAIVLTVGGPDAALYTNAVSAAASAARALGPAGPRILHMGGGASLLNSEGVRFFDTPGFPEEFKPYAIGQIRALDAYLTLGDDVTWTYLSPPPVHFTPGTRTGHYRTGLDHPVLGDDGQARISYEDYAAALVDEIENPRHLNRRFTVGY; the protein is encoded by the coding sequence ATGAGCAGGATCACCGTGTTCGGCGCCGCCGGGAAGGCCGGCTCCCGTGTCGTCGCCGAGGCCGCCGCCCGCGGCCACCAGGTCACCGCCGTCGTCCGCGATCTCGACGCACTGTCGGTCCTCCCCGACGGCGTGCAGGCCGCCGCGGGCGACGTCACCGACCTCAAGGCTGTCGCCGCCCACGCCAAGGACGCCGATGCGATCGTGCTGACCGTCGGCGGCCCGGACGCCGCCCTCTACACCAACGCCGTCTCCGCCGCCGCATCGGCCGCCCGCGCCCTGGGCCCGGCCGGCCCGCGCATCCTCCACATGGGCGGCGGCGCGAGCCTCCTCAACAGCGAGGGCGTGCGCTTCTTCGACACCCCCGGCTTCCCCGAGGAGTTCAAGCCCTACGCCATCGGCCAGATCCGCGCACTCGACGCCTACCTCACCCTCGGCGACGACGTGACCTGGACCTACCTGTCCCCGCCCCCGGTCCACTTCACCCCCGGCACGCGCACCGGCCACTACCGCACCGGCCTCGACCACCCCGTCCTCGGCGACGACGGCCAGGCCCGCATCTCCTACGAGGACTACGCCGCCGCCCTCGTCGACGAAATCGAAAACCCCCGCCACCTCAACCGGCGCTTCACCGTCGGCTACTGA
- a CDS encoding GntR family transcriptional regulator — protein MRELGAAVTSGREKAYTYLKDTVLTDPGMQSAFLSEQELADRIGVSRTPIREALLQLAAEDLVELVPKRGARVSPLTGREIRELMELRGIVERYAAQQLVSGGGAPVAELRSLLERQRELTGADQAREFIAVDHRFHAALVSAVGNALLDRHYEGLRSRQVRAGVVALFNQQGRQEAVLEEHEAILDALEAGDTQAAWAAIDHHLESTLKVLLAG, from the coding sequence ATGCGAGAGCTGGGGGCTGCCGTGACGTCCGGTCGGGAGAAGGCGTACACGTATCTCAAGGACACGGTCCTGACGGATCCCGGGATGCAGAGCGCCTTCCTGTCGGAGCAGGAGCTCGCCGACCGTATCGGCGTCTCCCGCACGCCCATCCGGGAGGCGCTGCTGCAACTCGCGGCCGAGGACCTGGTCGAGCTGGTGCCCAAGCGAGGCGCCCGGGTGTCTCCCCTGACGGGTCGGGAGATACGCGAGCTCATGGAGCTGCGGGGCATCGTCGAGCGGTACGCCGCCCAGCAGCTCGTCTCCGGAGGCGGAGCGCCGGTGGCGGAGCTGCGGTCCCTGCTGGAACGGCAGCGCGAGCTCACCGGCGCCGACCAGGCCCGCGAGTTCATCGCCGTGGACCACCGTTTCCACGCGGCCCTGGTGTCCGCCGTCGGCAACGCCCTCCTCGACCGGCACTACGAGGGCCTGCGCAGCCGGCAGGTCCGGGCCGGAGTGGTCGCCCTCTTCAACCAGCAGGGACGCCAGGAAGCGGTGCTGGAGGAACACGAGGCCATCCTGGACGCCCTGGAAGCCGGTGACACGCAGGCCGCGTGGGCCGCCATCGACCATCATCTGGAGTCGACGCTCAAGGTGCTGCTCGCGGGTTAG
- a CDS encoding cupin domain-containing protein has translation MSKPELEFHLPDGPWRAPAGAGPGVEEQVLADDPERGSRTALVRWAPGTDTSAAGVTRHDFWEEVYLVEGELHDLTLGRTFTAGMYACRPPGMPHGPWTSPDGVTMLVITYPAS, from the coding sequence ATGAGCAAGCCCGAGCTGGAGTTCCACCTCCCCGACGGACCGTGGCGAGCCCCGGCGGGCGCCGGCCCCGGCGTCGAGGAGCAAGTACTGGCTGACGACCCCGAGCGCGGATCCCGTACGGCGCTGGTCCGCTGGGCGCCGGGCACCGACACCTCGGCGGCCGGTGTGACCCGCCACGACTTCTGGGAGGAGGTCTACCTCGTCGAGGGAGAGCTGCACGACCTGACGCTCGGCCGGACCTTCACCGCCGGCATGTACGCCTGCCGCCCGCCCGGCATGCCGCACGGCCCCTGGACCTCCCCGGACGGCGTCACCATGCTGGTGATCACCTACCCCGCGTCCTAA
- a CDS encoding carbon-nitrogen hydrolase family protein: MRIALSQLTTGPDPGKNLRLVEEWTQRAADAGARVVVFPEASMACFGTPLAPLAEPLDGPWADGVRRIARATGTVVVAGMFTPATGGRVTNTLLATGLGTEASYDKIHLYDAFGFRESDTVAAGSATAVIEVDGIRLGLATCYDIRFPELFRAHADAGAVATLLAASWGAGPGKREQWELLARARALDATVWLAAVDQADPGTGPGSVPTGIGHSLVVGPDGTVRHALGAEPELLVADLDIDEVAAVRQRTSVLANRRPEVWR, encoded by the coding sequence GTGCGGATCGCCCTGAGCCAGCTCACCACCGGCCCCGACCCCGGCAAGAACCTCCGGCTCGTCGAGGAGTGGACCCAGCGTGCCGCGGACGCCGGAGCCCGCGTCGTCGTCTTCCCGGAGGCGTCGATGGCCTGCTTCGGCACCCCACTGGCACCGCTCGCCGAACCCCTGGACGGACCGTGGGCCGACGGCGTACGGCGCATCGCCCGCGCCACCGGCACGGTCGTCGTGGCCGGCATGTTCACCCCGGCCACCGGCGGCCGGGTGACCAACACCCTGCTCGCCACCGGGCTCGGGACCGAGGCGTCGTACGACAAGATCCACCTCTACGACGCCTTCGGCTTCCGCGAGTCCGACACCGTCGCCGCGGGCTCCGCCACGGCGGTCATCGAGGTGGACGGCATACGCCTGGGCCTGGCCACCTGCTACGACATCCGCTTCCCGGAACTGTTCCGGGCGCACGCCGACGCCGGAGCCGTCGCCACGCTGCTGGCCGCCTCCTGGGGTGCCGGACCCGGCAAACGCGAGCAGTGGGAGCTGCTTGCCCGGGCCCGCGCGCTGGACGCCACCGTGTGGCTCGCCGCCGTCGACCAGGCCGACCCCGGCACCGGACCGGGTTCTGTCCCGACGGGGATCGGGCACAGTCTCGTCGTCGGACCCGACGGGACCGTGCGGCACGCTCTGGGCGCCGAGCCCGAGCTGCTGGTGGCCGACCTGGACATCGACGAGGTCGCCGCGGTCCGGCAGCGGACCTCCGTGCTGGCCAACCGGCGCCCGGAGGTGTGGCGATGA
- a CDS encoding MFS transporter, translating to MSNAPKDDAQASDRRAGVRRAFVASLTGTALEWYDFAVYSAAAALVFGDLFFPSQDPLTGTLLAFSTYAVGYVSRPLGGFVFGRLGDVIGRKKVLIATLVLIGVATFLIGVLPAYSTAGVATPIALVVLRFAQGVGVGGEWGGAVLLSSEFGDPRRRGFYASAAQVGPPAGNLLANGVLAALGALLTEAQFETWGWRVAFLFSGVLVAFGLWIRAKLEETPVFKALEAEHSRPQAPIREVFTTQPRALLAAILCRVGPDVLYAMFTVFVLTYATQELGMSRGSALAAVLIGSSIQVFLMPLAGALSDRVDRRLLYGGAALAAGVWPFVFFPMIGGGTWLPLATGVVVGLVIHCCLYGPQAAFIAEQFAPRLRYTGSSLAYTLAGIIGGAVAPLLFTTLLSAYGTWAPLAVYIALACAVSLVGVCLGRGPEAAVDEDAALAAPTVPQAADATPTRF from the coding sequence ATGTCCAACGCCCCGAAGGACGACGCCCAGGCGTCCGATCGGCGCGCCGGCGTCCGCCGGGCCTTCGTCGCGAGCCTGACCGGCACCGCCCTCGAGTGGTACGACTTCGCCGTCTACTCCGCCGCGGCCGCTCTGGTCTTCGGTGACCTGTTCTTCCCCTCCCAGGACCCGCTCACCGGCACGCTCCTGGCGTTCTCCACCTATGCGGTCGGCTATGTCTCGCGCCCGCTGGGCGGCTTCGTGTTCGGCCGCCTCGGTGATGTGATCGGCCGAAAGAAGGTGCTGATCGCCACGCTGGTCCTGATCGGTGTGGCCACGTTCCTGATCGGCGTCCTGCCCGCGTACTCCACGGCCGGCGTGGCCACCCCGATCGCCCTGGTCGTGCTGCGCTTCGCTCAGGGCGTCGGCGTCGGCGGCGAGTGGGGCGGGGCCGTCCTGCTGTCCAGCGAGTTCGGGGACCCGCGTCGGCGCGGCTTCTACGCCTCCGCCGCGCAGGTCGGTCCGCCCGCCGGAAACCTGCTGGCCAATGGCGTACTTGCCGCCCTCGGGGCGCTGCTGACCGAGGCGCAGTTCGAGACGTGGGGCTGGCGGGTGGCGTTCCTGTTCTCCGGCGTTCTCGTCGCGTTCGGGCTGTGGATCCGGGCGAAGCTGGAGGAGACCCCGGTGTTCAAGGCGTTGGAGGCCGAGCACTCCCGGCCGCAGGCACCCATCCGCGAGGTGTTCACCACTCAGCCCCGCGCCCTGCTCGCCGCCATCCTCTGCCGCGTCGGCCCCGATGTGCTGTACGCCATGTTCACCGTCTTCGTCCTGACGTATGCCACCCAGGAGCTCGGCATGTCACGCGGCTCCGCCCTCGCGGCCGTGCTCATCGGCTCCTCGATCCAGGTCTTCCTGATGCCGCTGGCCGGCGCTCTCTCCGACCGGGTCGACCGCCGTCTGCTGTACGGCGGTGCCGCACTGGCCGCCGGTGTGTGGCCCTTCGTGTTCTTCCCGATGATCGGTGGCGGCACCTGGCTGCCGCTCGCCACGGGGGTCGTCGTGGGCCTGGTGATCCACTGTTGTCTGTACGGTCCGCAGGCCGCCTTCATCGCCGAACAGTTCGCGCCCCGGCTGCGCTACACCGGCTCGTCGCTGGCCTACACCCTGGCCGGGATCATCGGCGGCGCCGTCGCCCCGCTGCTGTTCACCACCCTGCTGAGCGCCTACGGCACCTGGGCTCCGCTGGCCGTGTACATCGCCCTCGCCTGCGCCGTCTCACTCGTCGGCGTCTGTCTGGGGCGCGGCCCCGAGGCCGCCGTCGACGAGGACGCCGCCCTCGCCGCGCCCACGGTGCCCCAGGCGGCGGACGCCACCCCCACCCGCTTCTGA
- a CDS encoding DUF2848 domain-containing protein, translated as MAVLTFELPDGSTREVDVVQVLNAGYAGRSQEDVAAHVAELAELGVPGPSVTPALYPVSPYLAQQTDRVHAQHGRTSGEAEWALVVADDGELLLTAACDHTDRDLEVHGVAWSKNAGPDVLARRAWRLTDVESRLDDLTLRAWVTHGDTRTEIQRGTLAELLTPAYWVDVLRSRGALTPGTVLISGTIPMAPGVDQFADGWSVELADPATGDTIRLHYEVQPMPAPVG; from the coding sequence ATGGCCGTGCTGACCTTCGAACTGCCCGACGGATCGACGCGCGAGGTCGACGTCGTCCAGGTCCTCAACGCCGGATACGCCGGGCGCAGCCAGGAGGACGTCGCCGCGCATGTCGCGGAGCTCGCCGAACTGGGCGTGCCCGGCCCGTCCGTGACGCCGGCCCTCTACCCCGTCTCCCCCTACCTCGCCCAGCAAACGGACCGCGTTCACGCCCAGCACGGGCGCACCTCCGGCGAGGCGGAGTGGGCCCTCGTCGTGGCGGACGACGGGGAGCTGCTGCTGACCGCCGCCTGCGACCACACCGACCGCGACCTGGAGGTGCACGGTGTGGCCTGGAGCAAGAACGCCGGCCCCGACGTCCTCGCTCGCCGCGCCTGGCGCCTGACCGACGTGGAGTCCCGCCTCGACGACCTCACCCTGCGCGCCTGGGTCACTCACGGCGACACGCGAACCGAGATCCAGCGCGGCACCCTCGCCGAACTCCTCACGCCCGCCTACTGGGTCGACGTCCTGCGCTCGCGCGGCGCGCTCACGCCCGGCACCGTCCTGATCTCCGGCACCATCCCCATGGCCCCCGGTGTCGATCAGTTCGCCGACGGCTGGAGCGTGGAACTGGCCGACCCCGCCACCGGAGACACGATCCGCCTTCACTACGAAGTCCAGCCCATGCCGGCACCCGTCGGCTGA